The Zingiber officinale cultivar Zhangliang chromosome 9A, Zo_v1.1, whole genome shotgun sequence genome window below encodes:
- the LOC122020551 gene encoding protein DETOXIFICATION 16-like, with protein MEEDISLLLLPVEPSERDSCSNGGRGTREIFFRSHCFRFPNDADAVAEVKRLLSLAGPLIATSLLQYSIQVISVMFVGHLSELSLSGASMATSFANVTGFSVLLGMASALDTLCGQAYGAKEFHMLSVHFQRAMFILLFASIPLALIWTYTRQILIAAGQNSEISAEAGSYAHWLIPSLFAYGLLQCLVKFLQTQNIVIPMLISSGVIAVFHILICWVLVYMFGLGGKGAALATTISYWINVLLLAIYVKFSQACKETWTGFSKESLKDAFDFLRLAVPSAFMVCLEYWSFEMVVLLSGLLPNPKLETSILSISLSTMWMVYMIPTGLSSAVSIRVANELGAGQPQAASLSVCIVSILAITEGLAVAIITILVRNVWGYLYSYEDDVVQYVSTMMPVLAASDFMDGIQCTLSGAARGSGWQKFCSYVNLGAYYVVGIPSAVIFAFFLHLGGKGLWLGIICALLVQVSVLVAAILRTNWEHEAKKARGSLYIAAVHQDQNSN; from the exons ATGGAAGAAGATATCTCCCTTTTATTGCTTCCAGTAGAACCCTCGGAGAGGGATTCTTGCTCCAATGGAGGAAGAGGAACGAGAGAGATCTTCTTCCGTTCTCACTGCTTTCGCTTTCCGAACGACGCCGACGCGGTTGCCGAGGTGAAGCGCCTCCTCTCCCTGGCGGGGCCTCTCATCGCCACGAGCCTCCTCCAATATTCCATTCAGGTGATCTCCGTCATGTTTGTCGGCCACCTCAGTGAGCTCTCTCTGTCCGGCGCCTCCATGGCCACTTCTTTCGCCAACGTCACAGGATTCAGTGTGCTG TTGGGAATGGCGAGTGCATTGGACACCTTGTGCGGACAGGCCTATGGTGCAAAAGAATTTCATATGCTTAGTGTTCATTTTCAAAGGGCAATGTTCATACTTCTATTCGCGAGTATACCTTTAGCCCTCATTTGGACCTACACAAGACAAATTCTTATTGCAGCTGGTCAAAATTCAGAGATATCAGCTGAAGCTGGATCATATGCTCATTGGTTAATCCCAAGCCTTTTTGCCTATGGTTTGCTTCAATGCCTTGTTAAATTTCTGCAAACGCAGAACATAGTGATTCCGATGCTTATAAGCTCAGGAGTTATTGCAGTCTTCCACATTCTAATATGCTGGGTTTTAGTTTACATGTTTGGCCTTGGCGGCAAGGGTGCTGCACTTGCTACCACCATATCGTATTGGATAAATGTTCTTCTTTTAGCAATATATGTCAAATTTTCTCAAGCTTGCAAGGAGACATGGACAGGCTTTTCAAAAGAGTCACTCAAAGATGCATTTGACTTTCTAAGACTTGCGGTTCCTTCGGCTTTTATGGTCTG CTTGGAGTATTGGTCGTTCGAGATGGTAGTTCTCTTATCTGGTCTTCTTCCTAATCCAAAGCTGGAAACATCTATTTTGTCAATCAG CCTCAGTACAATGTGGATGGTTTACATGATTCCCACTGGTCTCAGCAGTGCAGTAAG TATAAGAGTCGCAAATGAATTGGGCGCGGGGCAACCACAGGCTGCAAGCTTGTCAGTATGCATTGTTAGTATCCTAGCCATCACAGAAGGTTTGGCCGTTGCAATAATCACCATTCTGGTTCGCAATGTCTGGGGTTACTTGTATAGCTATGAAGATGATGTTGTACAATATGTGTCAACGATGATGCCAGTTCTTGCCGCATCTGACTTCATGGATGGAATACAATGCACGCTTTCAG GTGCTGCTAGAGGATCTGGTTGGCAGAAATTTTGTTCTTATGTCAATCTTGGGGCATATTATGTTGTTGGCATTCCTTCAGCAGTCATCTTTGCTTTCTTCTTGCATCTTGGTGGCAAG GGACTCTGGTTGGGAATCATCTGTGCACTGCTTGTTCAAGTATCAGTTCTAGTCGCTGCAATCCTGCGCACCAATTGGGAACATGAA GCCAAAAAGGCAAGGGGAAGTCTTTACATTGCAGCTGTTCACCAGGACCAGAATTCCAATTAA
- the LOC122020405 gene encoding putative E3 ubiquitin-protein ligase SINA-like 6 — translation MARFSLEEGNAERRKRSRVGRWEEEACSKRGEDSELGEGDDQERTGIDEHEIGLEGAEDEAICHERGESSGDAGVCVRIDPDVLDCSICFEPLQPPIFQCQNGHVACPSCCSKLSNKCYLCSHTIRYSRCLILEKVIESIKFSCNYEKYGCNRTMPYTEKHAHEEACSYAPCFCPVSKCYFDGSREMLSAHFINEHTPYVRFKYDQVFKVELHEPLGMDPFRALYGDDGHLFLLLNDSFAGPGNQLSMVCFRPKSLKLEFSYKLTVERHDSDCASCLKFKSSATDITEWHGSYPRNVFLMVPSGFCTPKRMIAVDVCIRKIKHTAAT, via the exons ATGGCGAGATTCTCGTTGGAGGAGGGTaacgccgagagaaggaagaggagcagGGTAGGAAGATGGGAAGAAGAGGCCTGCAGTAAGAGGGGAGAGGACAGTGAATTGGGGGAAGGAGACGATCAAGAGCGGACGGGCATCGACGAGCATGAAATAGGACTGGAGGGAGCTGAGGATGAGGCCATTTGCCATGAAAGAGGCGAGTCTTCTGGAGATGCTGGCGTCTGCgttcggatcgatccagatgttcttGATTGCTCCATCTGCTTTGAACCCTTGCAGCCTCCAATTTTTCAG TGCCAAAACGGCCATGTTGCATGTCCTTCTTGCTGCTCCAAGCTCTCAAACAAATGCTACTTATGTTCTCACACAATTCGTTACAGTCGCTGTCTTATACTTGAAAAGGTGATAGAATCCATTAAATTCTCTTGTAATTACGAAAAATATGGCTGCAACAGAACCATGCCTTATACAGAGAAACATGCTCATGAAGAAGCATGCAGCTACGCTCCATGTTTCTGCCCTGTCAGTAAGTGTTACTTTGATGGGTCAAGAGAAATGCTGTCTGCTcactttattaatgaacataCACCATATGTGAGATTTAAATACGACCAAGTCTTCAAGGTTGAACTGCATGAACCGCTTGGGATGGACCCATTTCGAGCCTTGTATGGAGACGATGGCCATCTTTTCCTCCTCCTCAACGACAGTTTTGCAGGTCCGGGTAATCAGCTTTCTATGGTTTGCTTCAGGCCTAAATCTCTCAAATTGGAATTCTCGTACAAGCTTACCGTGGAGAGACATGATTCTGACTGTGCTAGTTGCCTCAAATTTAAGTCATCGGCTACCGATATCACTGAGTGGCATGGGTCTTACCCAAGGAATGTTTTTCTGATGGTTCCCTCTGGTTTTTGTACCCCTAAAAGGATGATCGCTGTGGATGTTTGTATACGGAAGATAAAACATACTGCAGCGACGTAA